From Amphiura filiformis chromosome 20, Afil_fr2py, whole genome shotgun sequence, a single genomic window includes:
- the LOC140142817 gene encoding uncharacterized protein — translation MPSQPDRSVLLDPTKNLVDSMKTNNVGRIKSAINMPCVDLNIRIPKHQQMTILMRFCYLDITSKSRKDLVNLVFDVSSRSPCDLNAQDLTGKTLLTHACLQQDEDMIKLLAKNGMVDPDVGDDEGNTPLMHACRTGNASVVKTLIVSFKKWGLNVNATNNEGISPLHEAARLGHTNVIRTLVIDGDADVNQRDKNRNCAQDYLVVNGKGLTCDLLLLCPTAQRKRLARERRVAEGRRSMMDLVNESSIPRTSAWVSEDSKHKKSKMIVTQGTQPSKTVTGLTSFAPLTQEYAGQLNSVVFQLAQCIPMLAEKPLEEDVENVEKSSPSRRLSSMSEMEEFQQYLFDKYIVNGVHNDVTLEKESSSSKCSEKRSVSTKHEVFDGRLRLQPIKDGDGQDHENAPAMNSRYHRQRRSSLPTDIPKFTTDLEDHTIQRSQSFSSRDVPNSGRDQAKHPTGRKGSAHSLNDSLSGSPPKSNLPTSPRPNKVAMSKNADPPSPSSKTATRLVRRLSDEMDTPSDVNRPNVIARRSSLSQLDSINQSPVTTSTSPNKPAMSTNSEPPYTSSKTATRPVRRLSDEMDKPSEPNRPNITTRRSSLPQIDTSNSNNQSSLTTSTSPRRRSTYPAKIKKSEPISIVHRPRAIESRVTTSWEGKSSKAVPSYLFR, via the exons ATGCCTTCGCAACCTGATCGCAGTGTCCTTTTGGATCCAACCAAGAACTTAGTAGACTCTATGAAGACTAACAACGTTGGCCGCATCAAATCGGCTATCAATATGCCGTGTGTTGATCTGAACATCCGGATACCGAAGCACCAACAAATGACTATCCTGATGCGATTCTGTTATTTGGATATAACCTCCAAAAGCAGGAAAGATCTTGTCAATCTAGTGTTTGATGTAAGCAGCAGATCGCCTTGTGATCTCAATGCACAGGATTTAACGGGCAAAACACTCCTGACACACGCCTGTTTACAACAGGACGAAGATATGATTAAATTATTGGCCAAAAATGGGATGGTGGATCCAGATGTTGGCGACGATGAAGGCAATACACCTCTGATGCATGCATGTAGGACAGGCAATGCTAGTGTGGTGAAGACTCTGATAGTCTCTTTTAAGAAGTGGGGGTTGAACGTCAATGCAACTAACAATGAAG GGATTTCACCATTACACGAGGCTGCCCGTCTTGGACACACAAATGTAATCCGCACTCTGGTAATCGACGGTGACGCCGACGTAAATCAACGAGACAAGAATCGCAATTGCGCCCAGGACTACTTGGTGGTGAATGGAAAAGGTTTAACGTGTGATTTATTACTGCTATGCCCTACTGCGCAGAGAAAACGTCTGGCCCGAGAGCGGAGAGTGGCGGAAGGGCGGAGATCTATGATGGATCTGGTAAACGAATCATCCATTCCTCGCACATCCGCGTGGGTCAGTGAAGACAGCAAACATAAGAAATCCAAAATGATCGTTACCCAAGGCACACAACCATCAAAGACAGTAACTGGTTTGACATCCTTTGCGCCTTTAACGCAAGAATACGCTGGACAACTTAATAGTGTAGTGTTTCAATTGGCACAATGTATTCCAATGCTTGCTGAAAAACCTCTGGAAGAGGATGTTGAAAATGTGGAAAAGTCGAGTCCATCAAGACGGTTGAGCTCTATGTCGGAAATGGAAGAATTCCAGCAATATTTATTTGATAAATATATAGTAAATGGCGTACACAATGATGTCACGTTGGAAAAGGAATCTTCTTCGAGTAAATGTTCGGAAAAACGATCGGTCAGTACGAAACATGAAGTCTTCGATGGACGCTTACGACTACAACCTATCAAAGATGGCGATGGGCAAGATCATGAAAATGCACCAGCTATGAACTCCAGGTATCATCGACAGCGAAGATCAAGCTTACCAACAGACATTCCTAAGTTTACCACAGATCTAGAAGATCATACTATTCAGAGATCACAGAGCTTCTCCTCGCGAGATGTTCCGAATTCTGGACGTGATCAGGCAAAACATCCTACTGGTCGCAAAGGCAGCGCGCACTCGCTAAATGACAGTCTCTCCGGATCACCACCAAAATCAAATCTCCCCACATCTCCCAGACCTAATAAGGTTGCAATGTCTAAAAATGCAGATCCACCGTCACCATCTTCCAAAACTGCAACAAGACTCGTTCGAAGATTAAGCGATGAAATGGACACACCATCGGATGTAAATCGTCCAAATGTTATCGCCAGGAGAAGTAGTTTATCGCAGCTTGATTCTATTAACCAATCTCCCGTAACCACATCAACATCACCTAATAAGCCTGCAATGTCGACAAATTCAGAACCACCGTACACATCTTCTAAAACTGCAACAAGACCCGTTCGAAGATTGAGCGATGAAATGGACAAACCATCGGAGCCAAATCGTCCAAATATTACCACCAGGAGAAGCAGTTTACCGCAGATTGATACGTCTAATTCTAATAACCAATCGTCCTTAACCACATCAACATCACCACGCCGCCGCTCCACATATCCCGCCAAAATTAAGAAAAGTGAACCAATTAGTATTGTGCACAGACCGCGAGCGATAGAGTCACGTGTAACAACATCATGGGAAGGCAAATCTTCTAAAGCAGTACCTTCATATTTGTTTCGttga